In Bacteroidetes bacterium GWF2_43_63, the following proteins share a genomic window:
- a CDS encoding tRNA (adenosine(37)-N6)-threonylcarbamoyltransferase complex transferase subunit TsaD: MDTYILGIESSCDDTSAAVLHNNFLLSNEIASQKVHELFGGVVPELASRAHQQNIIPVVEAAISNANIDKKQLSAVAFTRGPGLPGSLMVGVSFAKAFAWALGIPLIDVDHMHAHIMANFLRVPGETRAMPEFPFLCLIVSGGHTQIAIVRNPFQREIIGNTIDDAAGETFDKAAKIMSLPYPGGPVIDKLAQSGNATAFKFAKPRIPDLNFSFSGLKTSILYFLRDELKKDEHFIEKNTADLCASIQKTIIDILTEKTEKAIKETGIKTLALAGGVSANSGLRAAMQQLALKYNLDLHIPQLSYTTDNAAMIAMAGYFRYQQGLFAGLDAAPYATGVKI; the protein is encoded by the coding sequence ATGGATACTTATATTCTCGGCATAGAATCTTCGTGTGACGACACTTCTGCGGCTGTGTTGCATAACAACTTTTTGCTGAGTAACGAGATAGCATCGCAAAAAGTACACGAACTTTTCGGGGGCGTTGTTCCCGAGCTTGCATCGCGTGCACACCAGCAAAATATCATACCCGTAGTCGAAGCCGCCATAAGTAATGCAAATATAGACAAAAAACAGCTTTCTGCAGTAGCTTTTACAAGAGGTCCGGGATTGCCCGGCTCGTTGATGGTGGGCGTCAGTTTTGCAAAAGCGTTTGCGTGGGCGCTTGGAATCCCGCTTATCGATGTCGATCACATGCATGCACATATCATGGCCAACTTCCTGCGAGTACCAGGTGAAACACGCGCTATGCCTGAGTTCCCGTTTCTTTGTCTGATCGTTTCAGGGGGGCACACGCAAATTGCCATTGTGCGCAATCCTTTCCAGCGCGAAATCATCGGCAACACCATCGACGACGCTGCCGGAGAGACTTTCGACAAGGCGGCCAAAATCATGAGTCTTCCCTACCCCGGAGGACCTGTGATTGACAAGCTGGCTCAGAGCGGAAATGCAACCGCATTCAAGTTTGCCAAACCCAGAATTCCCGATCTCAATTTCAGCTTTTCCGGATTAAAAACTTCCATTCTGTATTTTCTCCGTGATGAGTTGAAAAAAGACGAGCATTTTATTGAAAAAAACACTGCGGATCTTTGCGCTTCGATTCAGAAAACCATCATCGATATCCTGACCGAAAAAACAGAAAAAGCCATCAAAGAAACCGGCATCAAAACACTGGCGCTGGCGGGCGGCGTATCGGCCAACTCAGGGCTGCGGGCCGCAATGCAGCAACTGGCCTTGAAGTATAATTTGGATCTGCACATCCCGCAATTGTCTTATACCACCGACAATGCCGCCATGATTGCGATGGCCGGATATTTTCGCTACCAGCAGGGATTGTTCGCTGGCTTAGACGCTGCGCCCTATGCAACGGGTGTGAAAATTTAG
- a CDS encoding RNA polymerase sigma-54 factor: protein MLYQRLEQKLQQKLSPQQIQLMKLLQVPAIALEQRIKQEIEENPALEDSSEDSDDENPDLQNEEQESNENEDSDVDENAENDFSLDDYMDEDDIPEYKLQAKNTSADDEVREIPFVSQSSFYDQLYEQLQMRNLTELQYSVGEYIIGNIDENGYLKRDAASLSNDLAFGLNINMAPEKIEEIIYVIQQLDPPGVAARDLRECLVLQLQRKDQKKESIHNAIIILSDCFDEFSKKHYDKIMKRLGISEDLLKDAIDEIIKLNPKPGNSGGDSSKGSLHVFPDFTINNNEGELELVINSRNMPDLRVSRYYQQMLENYVKSKNQDTKTKEAIQFVRQKIDSAKWFIDALRQRQNTLYVTMSAIMNFQREYFLSGDDTKLKPMILKDIADKVGLDISTISRVASSKYVVTPFGTLLLKSFFSESMQTDSGEEVSSREIKSILTDVIGAEEKRKPLTDDRLAKILKEKGYTIARRTVAKYREQLDIPVARLRKQI, encoded by the coding sequence ATGCTTTACCAACGGCTCGAACAGAAACTTCAGCAAAAGCTCTCTCCGCAACAGATTCAGCTCATGAAACTGCTGCAGGTTCCGGCCATTGCGCTTGAACAACGCATTAAACAAGAGATTGAGGAAAATCCAGCACTAGAAGATTCATCGGAAGACAGTGACGATGAAAACCCGGACCTTCAGAATGAAGAACAAGAGAGCAATGAGAATGAAGATTCAGACGTAGACGAAAATGCCGAGAATGATTTCAGCCTCGATGACTATATGGATGAGGATGACATTCCCGAATACAAGCTGCAAGCAAAGAACACCAGTGCCGATGACGAAGTGCGCGAAATCCCCTTTGTTTCTCAGTCAAGTTTTTACGATCAGCTCTACGAACAGCTCCAGATGCGAAATCTGACTGAGTTGCAGTACAGCGTTGGAGAATATATCATTGGAAATATTGATGAGAATGGTTATCTGAAGCGCGATGCAGCCTCACTTTCAAATGATCTGGCGTTCGGACTGAATATAAACATGGCGCCTGAGAAAATTGAAGAAATCATTTATGTGATTCAGCAGTTAGATCCTCCCGGCGTGGCTGCCCGCGACCTGCGTGAATGCCTTGTGTTGCAGCTTCAGCGCAAGGATCAAAAAAAGGAATCCATTCACAATGCAATTATTATTCTCAGCGATTGTTTCGATGAGTTTTCGAAAAAGCATTACGATAAAATCATGAAACGTCTTGGCATCAGCGAAGATTTGTTGAAGGATGCCATCGATGAAATTATCAAACTGAATCCGAAACCCGGCAATTCGGGCGGTGATTCAAGTAAAGGAAGCTTACATGTTTTCCCGGATTTCACTATCAACAACAACGAAGGCGAGCTGGAGCTGGTTATCAATTCGCGCAACATGCCCGATCTGCGTGTTAGCCGCTACTATCAGCAAATGCTGGAAAACTATGTGAAATCAAAGAATCAGGACACAAAAACAAAAGAAGCTATTCAGTTTGTTCGTCAAAAAATTGATTCAGCCAAATGGTTCATCGACGCCTTGAGGCAGCGGCAGAATACCTTGTATGTGACTATGTCGGCCATCATGAATTTTCAGAGAGAATATTTTTTAAGTGGTGACGACACCAAGCTGAAGCCGATGATTCTGAAGGACATTGCCGACAAAGTCGGGCTCGATATTTCAACTATATCGCGTGTTGCAAGCAGTAAATATGTAGTCACTCCATTTGGAACTCTTTTATTGAAAAGCTTTTTCAGCGAATCAATGCAAACCGATTCGGGCGAAGAAGTTTCATCGCGCGAAATCAAAAGCATTCTCACCGATGTCATTGGTGCCGAAGAGAAACGTAAGCCATTAACCGATGATCGTCTTGCAAAAATTCTGAAAGAAAAAGGATACACCATCGCGCGGCGCACAGTGGCCAAATACCGCGAGCAGCTTGATATTCCGGTTGCGCGACTACGTAAACAAATCTAA
- a CDS encoding asparagine--tRNA ligase, with product MKRIKIVDLLKKQADHLLGTTVTVKGWVRTRRDSKNVVFIAVNDGSIIHSIQVVADTAKFDEAVLKDITTGCSVRIDGKLVESPAQGQPVEIHAEEIEIYGKCPSDSYPLQKKGHTLEFLREIAHLRPRTNTFGAVLRVRHAMAFAVHKYFNERGFNYLHTPIITGSDAEGAGAMFRVSTLDAENPPRTPEGKIDYSQDFFGKETNLTVSGQLEGELGALALGEIYTFGPTFRAENSNTPRHLAEFWMIEPEMAFYDITDNMDLAEDFLKSLVSYALEHCFDDLEFLQKMYDKELISRLKGVVETPFKRLAYTEAVDILMKSGQKFEFPVSWGTDLQAEHERYLVEQHFNCPVILTDYPAEIKAFYMKQNDDGKTVRAMDVLFPRIGEIIGGSQREEDFDKLISKIRALNIPEKDVWWYLETRKFGSVPHSGFGLGFERLILFVTGMANIRDVIPFPRTPNNAEF from the coding sequence ATGAAACGAATCAAGATTGTTGACCTGCTGAAAAAACAAGCAGATCATTTGCTGGGAACGACCGTTACGGTTAAAGGCTGGGTGCGCACACGACGCGATAGCAAGAACGTGGTTTTTATTGCCGTGAACGACGGCAGCATAATACACTCCATTCAGGTTGTGGCCGATACTGCGAAATTCGACGAAGCAGTGCTTAAAGACATCACTACTGGCTGTAGTGTACGCATTGATGGAAAACTGGTTGAATCGCCTGCACAGGGACAGCCCGTGGAAATTCATGCAGAAGAAATTGAAATTTACGGGAAGTGCCCATCAGACTCATATCCATTGCAGAAAAAAGGGCATACGCTGGAATTTCTGCGCGAGATTGCGCACCTGAGGCCGCGTACAAATACTTTTGGAGCTGTGCTGAGAGTGCGTCATGCCATGGCTTTTGCTGTACATAAATATTTCAACGAGCGCGGATTCAATTATCTGCATACACCCATCATCACCGGCAGCGATGCCGAAGGTGCCGGCGCCATGTTTCGCGTAAGTACACTCGATGCCGAGAATCCGCCGCGTACGCCCGAAGGGAAAATCGATTATTCGCAGGACTTTTTTGGAAAAGAAACCAATCTCACGGTTTCCGGACAGCTCGAAGGCGAACTCGGAGCACTGGCTCTGGGCGAGATTTACACATTCGGCCCTACGTTCCGGGCTGAGAACAGCAACACGCCGCGTCACCTTGCTGAGTTCTGGATGATTGAACCGGAGATGGCTTTCTACGATATCACAGACAACATGGATCTGGCGGAGGATTTTCTCAAATCGCTCGTCAGCTATGCGCTTGAGCATTGCTTCGACGATCTTGAATTTTTACAGAAAATGTACGACAAGGAATTGATCAGTCGCTTGAAAGGCGTTGTGGAAACTCCGTTTAAACGTCTTGCATATACCGAAGCCGTCGACATTTTGATGAAGAGTGGCCAAAAATTTGAATTCCCGGTTTCATGGGGAACCGATTTGCAGGCCGAACACGAGCGCTATCTGGTTGAACAGCATTTCAATTGTCCGGTAATACTGACTGATTATCCCGCCGAAATAAAAGCTTTTTACATGAAGCAGAATGATGACGGAAAGACTGTCCGGGCCATGGATGTGTTGTTTCCGCGTATCGGCGAAATCATTGGTGGAAGCCAGCGCGAAGAAGATTTCGATAAGCTGATCAGCAAAATCAGAGCTTTGAATATTCCGGAGAAAGACGTGTGGTGGTATCTCGAAACGCGAAAATTCGGCTCAGTTCCGCACAGTGGATTTGGTCTTGGTTTCGAACGCCTCATATTGTTTGTAACTGGTATGGCCAACATTCGCGATGTCATTCCTTTCCCGCGTACGCCCAACAATGCAGAATTTTAA
- a CDS encoding excinuclease ABC subunit C translates to MKQKLATLPSQPGVYQYFDAEDIIIYVGKARNLKKRVSSYFQKEHDSAKLKLLVRKIVRIETIVVRSEFDALLLENNLIKKLQPRYNVLLKDDKTYPWICVTDEEFPRIFSTRSKDVKGEYFGPYPSGRMVKELTEIIRKIFTLRTCKLALSEVGISKKRFRPCLELQLGNCLAPCVGLQNREDYLDMIRQARHILKGNLNPVIQGLKAKMNELSAALEYEKAHKVKDKLEALTLFQARSGVTFEKLGDVDVFSVVSDEEYGYVNFLRLLNGNVVQGHTYALKKKMDETDLDLLMIGLGEFLSLNGNFAPLVLLPFDIEIEVPKVKFEVPKISDKHQLLDLSLANAKQFRLEQGKKREMIDPERHSKRIMQTLMNDLHLKKLPEHIECFDNSNLLGTDAVASCVVFRRAKPAKSEYRHFNIKSVIGPDDFASMTEVVTRRLKRLQEEGSDLPDLLIVDGGKGQLSAAVEALDALSLRHVVPVIGIAKRLEEIYFPGDTLPIYIDKKSETLRLIQRMRDEAHRFGITHHRNKRSKGLLKTELTEISGIGKTLAEKLLKQFGSVEALKMASEADIVKVVGKMKAQVILDWVESSNTASGE, encoded by the coding sequence ATAAAACAGAAACTGGCCACACTGCCCTCTCAGCCCGGGGTGTATCAGTATTTCGATGCTGAAGATATCATCATTTATGTCGGTAAGGCCCGGAATCTGAAAAAGCGCGTGTCTTCCTATTTTCAGAAGGAGCATGACAGTGCGAAACTTAAATTGCTTGTACGAAAAATCGTGCGTATCGAAACCATCGTGGTGCGGAGCGAATTCGATGCATTGTTGCTGGAAAACAATCTCATCAAAAAGCTGCAGCCCCGATACAATGTGTTGCTGAAAGACGATAAAACATACCCCTGGATTTGCGTTACCGACGAAGAATTTCCACGAATATTTTCGACCCGTTCGAAAGACGTAAAAGGCGAATATTTCGGCCCCTATCCATCTGGCCGCATGGTGAAAGAGCTCACCGAAATTATCCGGAAAATTTTCACATTACGGACCTGCAAACTTGCACTCTCTGAGGTTGGAATTTCGAAAAAGCGCTTCAGACCTTGTCTTGAATTGCAACTGGGGAATTGTCTGGCTCCATGTGTTGGTTTGCAGAACCGCGAAGATTACTTAGATATGATCCGGCAGGCGCGTCACATTCTGAAAGGCAATCTGAATCCAGTTATTCAGGGGCTTAAAGCAAAAATGAATGAACTCTCTGCAGCGCTTGAATACGAAAAAGCACATAAGGTAAAAGACAAACTTGAAGCTCTGACCTTGTTTCAGGCGCGCTCTGGTGTGACTTTCGAAAAACTCGGCGACGTGGATGTCTTTTCTGTCGTGTCCGACGAAGAATATGGATATGTCAATTTTTTGCGACTGCTGAACGGAAACGTTGTTCAGGGCCACACCTACGCATTGAAGAAAAAAATGGATGAAACCGATTTGGATCTGCTGATGATTGGTCTTGGTGAATTTTTGTCACTTAATGGAAATTTTGCGCCGCTTGTACTGCTGCCTTTTGACATAGAGATTGAGGTTCCAAAAGTGAAGTTCGAGGTCCCGAAAATCAGCGATAAGCATCAGTTGCTCGATTTATCACTGGCCAATGCCAAACAATTCCGGCTGGAGCAAGGTAAGAAGCGCGAGATGATTGATCCGGAGCGGCATTCCAAGCGTATTATGCAGACGTTGATGAATGACCTGCATCTGAAAAAACTTCCGGAGCACATCGAATGCTTTGATAATTCTAATCTACTGGGAACCGATGCCGTGGCTTCCTGTGTGGTTTTCCGCCGGGCGAAGCCCGCAAAAAGCGAATACCGTCACTTCAATATCAAGTCGGTGATTGGCCCCGACGATTTTGCCAGTATGACCGAAGTTGTTACACGTCGCCTGAAACGTTTGCAGGAAGAGGGCTCCGACTTGCCAGACCTTCTGATTGTCGATGGTGGCAAAGGCCAGCTGAGTGCAGCGGTCGAAGCACTTGACGCTTTGAGCCTCCGGCACGTGGTTCCGGTCATTGGCATTGCAAAACGACTTGAAGAAATATATTTTCCCGGTGACACATTGCCAATATATATTGATAAGAAAAGTGAGACACTTAGGTTGATTCAACGCATGCGCGATGAAGCGCACCGCTTTGGAATCACGCATCATCGAAACAAGCGCAGCAAGGGATTACTGAAAACCGAATTGACTGAAATATCTGGAATAGGTAAAACACTGGCAGAAAAACTGCTTAAACAATTTGGTTCAGTTGAGGCGCTGAAAATGGCGTCTGAAGCGGATATAGTGAAAGTTGTCGGAAAAATGAAGGCGCAGGTCATCCTTGATTGGGTCGAAAGCAGTAATACCGCCTCGGGAGAATAA